AGAATATACAAATGGAATGCGGGGATATAGTGGTATACTCGCCAGTAGAGGGAACCTGGAAAAAGCAATAGAGGTTATGAAGGATTGTATCCAAATAGAAGAATCAGCAGTAAACTTTGCTATTTTGAGCCGTTATTACTTAGATAACGGTGATAGAGAAAATGCAGAAAAGTTTTGTTTGAAAGGAATAGAGATCGATCAAAATCATCCAGAGTTACAAAAGATAAAAGATAGTTTGTAACGCTATTGTTACCATGACTATCAAGAATAATAAAAGAGGCCGAATTCTTTGTTGTTAACTTAAGATTCAGCCTCTCTTTATGATATAAAATTTTTAGACTCTTTTTTAGGACTCCGAATCAATCTTAGTAGATTCGGTTTTACCGTCATTAATCATTTCGGTACCTGCGCTTTTTAAATATTTATCTAAGAACTTCAAAATTCTACCATAGGCTTCGATTTGATTTTCTTTTTTTACAAATCCATGTCCTTCATCCTCGAATAATACATATTCTACAGGAACACCACTTTTCTTAACTCCTTCTACAATTTCATCAGATTCTACTTTTAAAACTCTGGGATCTTTGGCTCCTTGAAGAACAATCAATGGTTTTGTAACTTTTTCAGTGTGAAAAAGTGGAGAAATTTGTCGTAAACGAACAGAATCAGCGGTATTTGGATCTCCCATTTCTGTGTACAACGCTTCTTTAAAAGATTCCCACCATGGCGGAATACTTTTTAATGTTCTTAACCAATTTGTAACTCCAAAAATATTTACACCAACCTTAAATTCTTCTGGAGTATAAGTAAGGGCTGCCATAGTCATATAACCTCCATAAGAACCACCAATGATTCCTATTTTATCGGCGTCTACGATATCTTGTTTTGCCAGCCAGTCTTTTCCTGCAACACAATCTTTTAGATCTTTATCCCCATGATTTCGATCATCCATTTTGAAAAAAGTCTTACCATAACCACTACTACCTCTGTTATTAACAGCTAATACAGCGTATCCATGATTTACCAGGTATTGAATTACAGAACTAAATCCTTGTCTGGATTGTCCTCCGGGGCCGCCATGAACCCAAACTAATGCAGGAACTTTATGATCAACAGTTGCTTGTTTAGGCTTATAATATATAGCAGGAATATCTAATCCATCAAAAGATTTAAAACGAACTACTTCTGAAGTAACCAAATGATCTGGATTGATATCTTTATTTAAAACATCTGTTAGCTTATGGTATTTTTTGGTTGCAAGATCATAAGAGTATGAATTGGTAGGCGTATTTGACCCTCCAACGCTAAGTAATGCCATAGATTCATCTCTCGAAAAACGTGCCCTATTAATTTGTTGATTTTCTATAGAAGGGAAATCAATAGTATTACCTGTGGCTACTTCTTTTACCTCCATAACCGTCTTAGCATCTTCATTGGTAAACATTACCTGGTATTTTCCGTTTTGGGTGAAGTAAAAACCAGAAATATCCCAGTTTTTTTCTAAAACCTTTTCTTTACTACCATCTTCAAGATTATACTTCATTAAGTAACTAAATTCTGCATTATCATCGGTAGTATAATAGAATGATTTACCATCTGGAGAAAAATCCTCTGGTGAGTTTCCGCTTAAGTTATCGTTAATCTTAACTTTTTCTTTGGTTTCGGTATTCAATAGATAAAGATCATTATCATTAGTATTGATAGACTTAGAAAGCGCTATATACTTTCTGTCTTCAGACATTCCGCCAAAATCCATCCCATCGGTATTCTGATAAATTAACTTGGATGTAAAATCAGCAATATCCATCTCATAATGATCCATATATTTAGGATCTCGCTCGTTAGTGGCATAAAAGAAACTTTTGCCATCTTTGGCCCATCCTCTAAACGAGGCTCTTACATTCTTTTCGGGAGTCAGACGTTTGATACCCGAACTGTCTTTGATAAAGAGTTTATGTATTTCATCACCATTACCATCCATTCTGAATAAGATTCTATCATCCTCGGGGAAATATGATAACCCAAAAACCGAAGCACTATCAGATTTGGTTACAGGTATAAGTTCACCACCATTGGTAGCAACAGTATACATATTATAGATTCCAGAACGGTTGCTTGTCATAAGCACCTTGGATTTATCTGCAGAAAATCCATTCGAAAATGCATTTTCATTATCCATAAATTGTTCTATCGAATACTGGTCGATTTTGATAGGCTGAGCGATTTCCTCTTTTTTTTCTTGCTTACAAGAGTAGAAGAGGAGCAGCCCCATACTAAGTGTGAATAGTTTTTTCATGAGTGTTTTATTTATCTGTTATTATTCTAAACTAAAATTCTTAATTTCTTTAAAAGGAGAGGCATCTAGCTTCTCAATAGCTTCGCGATATGGTTTCCAATCGTTTATAAAAAATTCGTTGGTTTTTACCAGTGCATCTTGTAACGCATCTTTAGCTTGTTTTATCAAGGTGTTTTCTGTAGAAGTTAGTCCGTTTTGACGGCTACCTACATACCATCCTGCTGTACCCATACGTTGCATCACCGTTACTTCTGGATTACGAGTGATTCCCTGACGCTTATCTTCCTTACCAAGATAGATAGCAATTACACTATCGATTTTTTTAGAAATATCTTTAGATAATTTAATCTGATCTTTATATTTCTTTTTATCTAATTTTTTAAGCTCTTTCTGGTATTTTGAAGCTATATCCTTACTCTCTACCAGTTGTTTTACAGCATCTGCTGCCGATTGCCTCATTTTTTCCATGTTTTTTGAAGCGGCATAAATTTCATTGATATTCTTCTGGGATATTTGTAATCTAGGATCAGATTTAACCTCGATCATAGTTTCAGATTTTTGATCCCCATATTCTAGTACCAGTTTATATTTCCCTGGTTTTACACCAACACCACCGGGTTCTCTATCTTGTTTTTGGATTTTTCGCGAAGGTCGATCAACACCTTTTTCATTCATAAACCATTTTGTTTTATGAAACCCTGTAGAATCGGGGGTCTTTTCTTTTAAGGTTCTGATCAAACGATCACCATCATAGATTTTAAGATGAATAGAATCCCATTTTACCTTGGCTTCTTCTTTCTCACTATCAGACTCATCTTCATTGCCTTCCTTTTTATCTTCTTCTTTGCTAGGTTCTTCTTTTTTCTTTTCTTCTACTTTAAGATAATATGAAATAAGAGCTCCATAGTCACGATTTTCACCATTATATAGGGCATCTCCTCCAAAACGACTACCTGTAGGTTGTTGATAAGCAGCTTGATATGCTGTAGGAGGATCAAAAAGATGTAATTTCTGACTTAAAATAGTGCTGTTTTTTGCCAATGCTCTTAGTGGTCGTATATCATCTAATACCCAGGCAGCTCTACCAAAAGTACCAATAACCAGATCATGCTCTCTAGGTTGTATTACCAAATCTTTTACCGATACGGTAGGAAAACCTTTGGTCCATTTTGTCCAACTGTTTCCTGCATTAAGAGAAATATACAATCCATCATCTGTACCCAGAAATAATAGGTTTTTTTCTATAGGATCTTCAACAATACTAAGCGTATAACTTTTTACGTCATTCTGGTTAACAATACGTTTCCAGGTCTTACCGTAATCCGTAGTTCTAAACGCATATGGTGTATAGTTAAATCTTCTGTAATCATTAGCGACCAAAAGAGCTTCTCCTTTCTTTTTGTTTGAGGCTTTGATTTGTACAATCCAGCTTCCTTTTGGTAATTCTTTTATATTATTAGATACATCGGTCCAGTTTGTTCCTCCGTTTTGAGTGATATGTACTCGGCCGTCATCGGTACTTGCCCAAAGCATATTTTGCTCTAGCGGCGAAGGCTCAACAACCAAAACAGTACAGTGATTTTCTGCACCTGTAGCATCCATTGTTAATCCACCGCTTTCTGCTTGTTTTAACTTCTCGGGATTGTTTGTCGAAAGATCGGGAGATATCACTTTCCAGGTAAGTCCCTTATCTGTACTCTTGTGTACAAACTGACTTCCGAAATAGATTGTACTATTATCAAATGGATCAATATTGATTGCTGCATTCCAGTTAAAACGCAATTTTACTTTAGGATCGGGGTGAGTAGGGCGCACCGTATAATTGTTACCCGTCATCCAATCATAGCGGCTTACATATCCTTGCTGACTCATCGTCCATCCATATCTAGAGTCATCTTTATCGGGTACAACATCAAACCCATCACCAAATGATATTTCCTGCCAGTATGAGTTTCTGATTCCTTGTGCTTTCCATACATAAGCAGGACCTCTCCAGCTACCATTATCCTGCATACCTCCGTATACATTATAAGGAAATTCGTTGTCTACATTAATATGATAAAATTGTGCGACAGGAAGATTTCCTATAAAACGCCAGGATTTACCTCCATCACGAGTGATGTTTAGTCCCCCATCATTACCATCAATCATATAACTCCCATCATTAGGGTGAATCCACCATGCATGATGATCTGGGTGTACTCCATTATCAACACCATAAGCAGGCATCAACTGTGTAAAGTTTTTACCACCATCTTCAGAAACATTTACATAGGTAAATACAGAATATACTCGATTCTCATTTTGTGGGTCTACGAATATATCAGAGTAATAAAAAGGACGATTACCGATATCTTTTTTATCATTAATTTTTTTCCATTTAAACCCTCCGTCTGTTGATTTGTATAGTGCATTCTTTTTGGCCTCGACCAATGCATATACAATATTAGGTTTATTAGGTGCTATTGCTAATCCTATTCTACCTAAATTACCTTTTGGAAGCCCGTCTTTATCAGTACGTTCTTCCCAGTTCTTCCCTCCATCATGAGTGATGTAAAGACCAGAACCTTCTCCTCCCGAATTAAAAAACCATGGGTCACGCTTATGTTCCCACATAGCAACTATTAACTTGTTAGGATTTGTAGGATCCATGACTAGATCTGCAGCTCCGGTTTTATTGTTATTAAATAGAATTTTGGTCCAGGTAGTACCTCCATCGGTAGTTTTAAAAACTCCTCTTTCTGGATGCTCCCCCCAGGGAGATCCAATTGCTGCAACATAAACGATATCAGGATTAGTAGGATCAATGATTACTTTATGTATGTGACGGGTTTTCTCTAACCCCATAAGTTTCCAATTTTTACCACCATCCAGAGATCTATAAATACCATATCCACCATTAAGACTATTTCTAGGATTTCCTTCTCCTGTACCTACCCAGATTACCGATGGATTTGATTGTTGGATAGCCACGGCTCCAATAGAAGCAGTAGCTTCATTATTAAAAATAGGAGCCCATTTGATCCCTCCAGAAGTAGATTTCCAGAGTCCACCAGAAGCGGTTCCCGCATATATAATATCAGGATTGGTAGTTACCACATCTATAGCAGTGACACGACCACTCATTCCTCCAGGACCTATATTACGCGGAGTGTTATCTTTAATAAGATCCATAGTGAATTTCTGTGCAGATAATGTAGAAATCACACCTAGTAGTAACAGTAAAAATATTCGTTTTTTCATTTTTTTGGTTGTGAATTAATTATAGTTGTATTTGTTGTTCTAATGTTGTGAGAAAATATATATCGGGATATCTGTTTTTTAAATCTAAAAGCTCTTTCTTTTTTATTTTGGGCGAAATATGGGTAGCGATTACCTTTTTCGGATTGATATATTTTTTAATCAATATTGATGCATCATCTTGTAAAAGCATCCAATACGGCAGAATAGCAACGTCGATACTGGCACCATGTAATTGTAGCGTATTAAACAATTCGATTTCTTCGAGCCAGTTGGTATCTC
The sequence above is a segment of the Aquimarina spinulae genome. Coding sequences within it:
- a CDS encoding VPS10 domain-containing protein; this encodes MKKRIFLLLLLGVISTLSAQKFTMDLIKDNTPRNIGPGGMSGRVTAIDVVTTNPDIIYAGTASGGLWKSTSGGIKWAPIFNNEATASIGAVAIQQSNPSVIWVGTGEGNPRNSLNGGYGIYRSLDGGKNWKLMGLEKTRHIHKVIIDPTNPDIVYVAAIGSPWGEHPERGVFKTTDGGTTWTKILFNNNKTGAADLVMDPTNPNKLIVAMWEHKRDPWFFNSGGEGSGLYITHDGGKNWEERTDKDGLPKGNLGRIGLAIAPNKPNIVYALVEAKKNALYKSTDGGFKWKKINDKKDIGNRPFYYSDIFVDPQNENRVYSVFTYVNVSEDGGKNFTQLMPAYGVDNGVHPDHHAWWIHPNDGSYMIDGNDGGLNITRDGGKSWRFIGNLPVAQFYHINVDNEFPYNVYGGMQDNGSWRGPAYVWKAQGIRNSYWQEISFGDGFDVVPDKDDSRYGWTMSQQGYVSRYDWMTGNNYTVRPTHPDPKVKLRFNWNAAINIDPFDNSTIYFGSQFVHKSTDKGLTWKVISPDLSTNNPEKLKQAESGGLTMDATGAENHCTVLVVEPSPLEQNMLWASTDDGRVHITQNGGTNWTDVSNNIKELPKGSWIVQIKASNKKKGEALLVANDYRRFNYTPYAFRTTDYGKTWKRIVNQNDVKSYTLSIVEDPIEKNLLFLGTDDGLYISLNAGNSWTKWTKGFPTVSVKDLVIQPREHDLVIGTFGRAAWVLDDIRPLRALAKNSTILSQKLHLFDPPTAYQAAYQQPTGSRFGGDALYNGENRDYGALISYYLKVEEKKKEEPSKEEDKKEGNEDESDSEKEEAKVKWDSIHLKIYDGDRLIRTLKEKTPDSTGFHKTKWFMNEKGVDRPSRKIQKQDREPGGVGVKPGKYKLVLEYGDQKSETMIEVKSDPRLQISQKNINEIYAASKNMEKMRQSAADAVKQLVESKDIASKYQKELKKLDKKKYKDQIKLSKDISKKIDSVIAIYLGKEDKRQGITRNPEVTVMQRMGTAGWYVGSRQNGLTSTENTLIKQAKDALQDALVKTNEFFINDWKPYREAIEKLDASPFKEIKNFSLE
- a CDS encoding S9 family peptidase gives rise to the protein MKKLFTLSMGLLLFYSCKQEKKEEIAQPIKIDQYSIEQFMDNENAFSNGFSADKSKVLMTSNRSGIYNMYTVATNGGELIPVTKSDSASVFGLSYFPEDDRILFRMDGNGDEIHKLFIKDSSGIKRLTPEKNVRASFRGWAKDGKSFFYATNERDPKYMDHYEMDIADFTSKLIYQNTDGMDFGGMSEDRKYIALSKSINTNDNDLYLLNTETKEKVKINDNLSGNSPEDFSPDGKSFYYTTDDNAEFSYLMKYNLEDGSKEKVLEKNWDISGFYFTQNGKYQVMFTNEDAKTVMEVKEVATGNTIDFPSIENQQINRARFSRDESMALLSVGGSNTPTNSYSYDLATKKYHKLTDVLNKDINPDHLVTSEVVRFKSFDGLDIPAIYYKPKQATVDHKVPALVWVHGGPGGQSRQGFSSVIQYLVNHGYAVLAVNNRGSSGYGKTFFKMDDRNHGDKDLKDCVAGKDWLAKQDIVDADKIGIIGGSYGGYMTMAALTYTPEEFKVGVNIFGVTNWLRTLKSIPPWWESFKEALYTEMGDPNTADSVRLRQISPLFHTEKVTKPLIVLQGAKDPRVLKVESDEIVEGVKKSGVPVEYVLFEDEGHGFVKKENQIEAYGRILKFLDKYLKSAGTEMINDGKTESTKIDSES